The following are from one region of the Vitis riparia cultivar Riparia Gloire de Montpellier isolate 1030 chromosome 9, EGFV_Vit.rip_1.0, whole genome shotgun sequence genome:
- the LOC117921817 gene encoding probable disease resistance protein At5g63020, translated as MGNVFSVSISTNDIAGCCDCTAARANYICKLAENRVTLRTELQKLRELKNDVNRKVDVAERQQMKRLDQVQGWLSRVEAMETEVGQLIGDGAETVEEKRLCGCCHPKHCISSYTLGKKVARKLQDMATLMNEGRNFEVVADIVPPTPVEEIPGRPTVGLESTFEKVWRSLEEEHVEMIGLYGLGGVGKTTLLTQINNHFLKTSHNFDVVIWVVVSKTPNLGQVQNEIWEKVGFCDNKWKSKSRHEKAKDIWRALSKKRFVMLLDDMWEHMDLLEVGIPPPDQQNKSKLIFTTRSQDLCGQMGAHTKIQVKSLAWKDSWDLFQKYVGKDALNSDPEIPELAEMVAKECCGLPLAIITIGRAMASKVTPQDWKHAIRVLQTRASNFPGMGHRVYPLLKYSYDSLPSKIVQSCFLYCSLFPEDCFIVKETLIYQWICEGFLDEFDDIDGARNQVFNIISTLVHACLLEESSNTTCVKFHDVVRDMALWITSEMGEMKGKFLVQTSAGLTQAPDFVKWTTTERISLMDNRIEKLTGSPTCPNLSTLLLDLNSDLQMISNGFFQFMPNLRVLSLAKTKIVELPSDISNLVSLQYLDLYGTEIKKLPIEMKNLVQLKALRLCTSKVSSIPQGLISSLLMLQGVGMYNCGLYDQVAEGGVESYDNESLIEELESLKYLTHLRVTIASASVFKRFLSSRKLPSCTHAICLKMFKGSSSLNLSSLENMKHLDGLTMKDLDSLREIKFDWAGKGKETVGYSSLNPKVECFHGLGEVAINRCQMLKNLTWLIFAPNLQYLTIGQCDEMEEVIGKSAEDGGNLSPFTKLIRLELNGLPQLKNVYRNPLPFLYLDRIEIVGCPKLKRLPLNSNSANQGRVVMVGKQEWWNELEWEDEATLTTFLPSFQAI; from the coding sequence ATGGGAAACGTGTTCTCAGTCTCAATCTCTACCAACGACATCGCTGGTTGTTGTGATTGCACTGCTGCTCGAGCAAATTACATATGCAAGCTTGCAGAAAATCGGGTTACTTTGAGAACAGAGCTTCAAAAATTAAGGGAGCTGAAGAACGATGTGAATAGGAAGGTGGATGTGGCTGAGAGACAACAAATGAAACGTCTGGATCAAGTACAAGGCTGGCTTTCCAGGGTGGAAGCCATGGAAACTGAAGTTGGTCAACTGATTGGAGATGGAGCGGAGACCGTTGAGGAGAAACGATTATGTGGTTGTTGCCATCCCAAGCATTGCATCTCCAGCTACACGTTGGGAAAAAAAGTGGCCAGGAAGCTACAAGATATGGCTACTCTAATGAACGAAGGACGTAATTTTGAGGTGGTGGCTGATATTGTACCTCCAACTCCTGTGGAGGAAATACCCGGCCGACCCACTGTGGGCTTGGAATCAACATTTGAAAAAGTTTGGAGGAGTCTCGAAGAAGAACATGTAGAGATGATCGGCTTATATGGGTTGGGGGGCGTTGGGAAGACCACCCTCTTGACACAAATCAACAATCATTTCCTTAAAACATCCCACAATTTTGATGTCGTAATTTGGGTAGTGGTTTCAAAAACTCCAAATCTAGGGCAGGTTCAAAACGAGATTTGGGAGAAGGTGGGATTCTGTGATAATAAATGGAAAAGCAAAAGCCGCCATGAGAAAGCCAAAGACATCTGGAGAGCCTTGAGCAAAAAGAGGTTTGTGATGTTGTTGGATGacatgtgggagcatatggatCTGTTAGAAGTGGGAATTCCACCTCCCGACCAACAAAATAAGTCCAAGCTGATATTCACCACTCGATCTCAGGACTTGTGCGGGCAAATGGGAGCTCACACGAAGATCCAAGTGAAATCTTTGGCATGGAAGGATTCGTGGGATCTGTTTCAAAAATATGTGGGAAAGGACGCCCTTAATTCTGATCCAGAAATACCTGAGCTGGCTGAAATGGTTGCAAAAGAGTGTTGCGGTTTGCCACTGGCGATAATTACCATAGGACGAGCTATGGCTTCTAAAGTGACACCCCAAGATTGGAAGCATGCAATTAGAGTACTGCAAACACGTGCTTCAAATTTTCCAGGTATGGGGCACCGAGTGTACCCACTTTTGAAATACAGCTATGATAGTTTGCCCTCCAAAATAGTTCAATCTTGCTTCTTATATTGTTCTTTATTCCCAGAAGATTGTTTCATAGTTAAGGAAACTTTGATATATCAATGGATTTGTGAGGGATTTTTAGATGAATTTGATGACATAGATGGAGCCAGAAATCAGGTATTCAATATTATCAGTACTCTCGTTCATGCATGTCTACTTGAGGAATCTTCAAATACTACATGTGTAAAATTTCATGATGTTGTACGTGATATGGCCTTGTGGATAACCAGTGAAATGGGGGAGATGAAGGGCAAGTTTTTGGTACAAACAAGTGCCGGTTTGACCCAAGCACCTGACTTTGTCAAATGGACGACGACAGAAAGGATTTCACTGATGGACAACCGAATTGAGAAGTTAACAGGATCACCCACATGTCCCAATCTCTCGACACTTCTTCTAGATTTGAATAGTGATTTGCAGATGATAAGCAATGGTTTTTTCCAATTTATGCCCAATCTAAGAGTGTTGAGCTTAGCAAAAACCAAAATAGTTGAGTTACCATCAGATATTTCTAATTTGGTTTCATTGCAATATCTTGATTTATATGGTACAGAGATAAAGAAGTTGCCGATTGAGATGAAGAATCTCGTACAATTGAAGGCTTTGAGATTGTGTACATCTAAAGTCTCTTCAATTCCACAAGGACTAATATCAAGTCTTTTAATGCTGCAAGGGGTTGGCATGTACAATTGTGGACTTTATGATCAAGTAGCTGAAGGAGGCGTTGAATCATATGATAATGAGTCCTTGATAGAGGAAttggagagtttgaaatacTTGACGCATTTACGTGTCACCATAGCAAGTGCCTCTGTGTTTAAGAGATTTTTAAGTTCCAGAAAGTTACCGAGTTGCACTCATGCAATCTGCCTCAAGATGTTCAAAGGTTCAAGCTCACTCAACCTATCATCTCTCGAAAATATGAAGCATCTCGATGGGCTTACGATGAAAGATTTGGATAGTTTGAGAGAGATTAAGTTTGATTGGGcagggaaaggaaaggaaacagTGGGGTATAGCAGTCTCAACCCGAAGGTCGAATGCTTCCATGGCCTTGGTGAAGTGGCCATCAATAGATGCCagatgttgaagaatttgacATGGCTTATTTTTGCCCCAAACCTCCAATATCTTACAATAGGCCAATGTGATGAAATGGAAGAAGTGATAGGTAAAAGTGCAGAGGATGGAGGAAATCTGAGCCCATTCACAAAACTCATACGACTGGAGTTAAATGGTTTACCCCAACTGAAGAATGTGTACCGGAATCCCTTGCCCTTTCTTTACCTTGACAGAATTGAAATAGTTGGGTGTCCAAAGCTGAAGAGGCTGCCACTCAACTCCAACAGTGCCAATCAAGGTAGAGTTGTGATGGTAGGAAAGCAAGAGTGGTGGAATGAGTTAGAATGGGAGGATGAAGCTACTCTAACTACTTTCCTTCCCAGTTTCCAAGCAATATAA